From the Neobacillus sp. PS3-34 genome, the window GAAGCTGCACTTTCCTTTTATGAAGAATATGAAATTAGGCCGATAATGTCCCAAAGGGTTTATTCAATCGAGGAATACAAAGAAGCATATGAGGAATTGAAAGAGGGAAGGCAATTTGGGAAGATTGTGTTTAAGATGAATTAAAAAGAAATGATCGGCGGCTCTCCCTTGGAAAGCTGCTTTTTTTGTACAAATTAAGTTTCCTTCTTTCAAATTCGATTGTGGGAAGGAAATTAGGCTACGAAATGAAAAAAGAGAAAATCCTTATTTTCTCCATTGATCTTGAACCTGCTGCATTGCAAGGCGTGAAATTTCTTCTTCAGATGTATTTTTTGCTGCAATAACATTTGTAAGATAATTTTTTCCTTCAAAATTTACTGTGATATTAACTTGTACCATTTTAGAATCTTCCTTTCTTATTTTCTTAAAATAACTGTTGTTATTTTTTATATACCAACTCGCAAACTATCCTAAACCTTAAGGCCACAAGATAATATGTTCTTTATTAAGAATAGCACAAAATTAACTGTTAATATACATACATTTTTTACAATTAATTGACAAAAACCGACTTACTTGAGCAAGCCGGCTAAAATTTTTATACTTCTATCATCAAAAATTCTTCTGCAAACTGTTGAACCTTAAGGCGGTTAATTTTTTGTTTTTTTGCTGTTATTTCTGCATTTGTGATGTACGAAAATGCGAATGCATCCTTTTTAAGGTCCTTAATGGTGGTGTCCCCCTTAAGTAACTGAATGGCAAGGTTTTTTACAATTTGATTCTCTGAAGACTGATACATGATAAATGCAATACATGTTAATTTATCCAACTCCATCTTCCTCCTTTAAGAAATCAAACGT encodes:
- a CDS encoding BA3454 family stress response protein, which translates into the protein MVQVNITVNFEGKNYLTNVIAAKNTSEEEISRLAMQQVQDQWRK